The sequence CTAGTGTATTCTGCCTGTTAGCAATATCCTTAAGCAGGTGACTGCACTACCCCTTTACACCTAGGAGGTGCACTTCAAGAAGTGCAATTTCAAGCACTTCCCCTGGGGAGGACTGGATCAAAGCAGTGAGTGCAAATCAACTCTTGACAGAAATTTGCACCAGAGAACTGACAACCACTGCTTTATACCACAGATGAGATCAGGATGTAACTGGTACAGAGCCAGCAGTaatgagcattaaaaaaacagaaattgttttacAGAGATGCAGGAGTCAGATTTCTCCAGAAAGTTGCTTCTTTCTTGTACCAATACAATTTATCTTCTCCTTTAAAAAGGACCAGCCCAAAATCCATCACGGCCATCTCCGTTATcatctgtatattttttctttatttttcacagaggTATTAACAGTCAATAGATATAGTGTATCGCTGCATAATGTCCGTGAAAAGGAGCAGGTTACAAATCCAGAATATTTCACAAAGACCCtgcacaacaggaaaaaaagaaaaaaagccctgtcACATTAATGCATTCCCAGCAGTCAAGCCTTTATAGAGGTGTCCAATGGATTTGCTCATACCTAATGGGAACCCCCCAGCCATGAGGGTCACTTCTGTAGGGCGAAGGATCAAAACCAAAGAAGCCCCCCTCATCTCCGATGGCAGTATATTTATTCTTAGGAAACCGAACAAAGGGTAAGATTTAGAGAGTACACAACAGGTATTCCTCACCTGACTAGTTGAGCTGACGTATAAGCTGGTTGATTGCTTCACCTCTGCAGCCAGGCTTGCCCATTTCCTTGAGGAAACCCACTTTGTTACGTGAAGCATGGCGAGCCACTGACAGATGGAATGGCCACAGAAAGCTTGTGACTTTTTTGAAATACTTCCCAGCTGAGTAGATTTCATGAATAAGGTCTTCCAGGCAAATAATACCACACCTccctgcaggagaaaaaaaataattaaaaagaaaacaaacaaaacaacaaaaagaccCCCCACAAACAATACATACATGAGAGATGCCTGACTGTATTACCTTTCCTCACACCACTCCAGAATTGCCAATCCCCCATATACGAGTCTTGCAAGGtacttctccctcccctccctcttaGATCAGATTGCAAACTCTCAACATTCGCCTCTTTTCTTGATTAACTTCCTCATCCTCTCCCTTACCTAAATGTTCCTCTATCAGCATGTTGTCTGTCAGAGGCATCCTCTTTTTGCCAATCTTGGCTTGGCCCCGCTTCAGGATGAGCTCTCGTACAGATTTCAGGTTAGGATGCctgtacaaaaccaaaaagtcaGATTCTGTAACACAGAGACACAATACAGCTGGAAGTCTCACCCCACTTCTTCATACACAGGAGGAAAGCAAACCAGTTATGTTTAGAACAATAAGAAAAGGGACAATAACAAGCTTTATATCTAAAGTTGATAAAGTTTTGAATGTTACTGAAAAAGTCAGCTATGGATTTGTGATACCATATGCAGAATCAAAAAGCTACAATATTTACAAACTACCATCAAGTCACAGGACTGGTACTTACCCCCACGCCACATAAGGTTCCACAATCCGCAGCATCTTCAGTGATAACGGAGTTAGTTTAACAAATGTTCCAGTGAAATTTTTTCTCAGACGCAGCAACTCAATCACTCTGCTTACCCTCTTACTCACTCCCTTAATactgagtaagaaaaaaacacaactattATTAATCACATTTCTCTAATACAGCAACAGAAGGCCTCAGATTACCTACAAGGAGCATGTCTGGGTAAATCACACTTCCTTTGCTTAGAAATGATATTACAGCTACATATGATAGCAACAATAAAGGTAAGGAGTAACAAAAGTTTCTTACTCTGCAATCCGCACAACAAAGGCAAGTTTGTGCTCCTGAGGTACCACTGTCTGTCCAGGTCTCTGCTCCATGCGCCTCAGCCGGGTTTCATCTCTGTGTTTTCGCCACGAATCTCGAACAAAAGCCTCAAGGCGTTTAAACTGGATTTGTTTCCCCTTCTGGTGCTAAAGACAAAAGGGTAAGACATTATTGCCCTTCCCAGCAGTCTTAAGAGGTTTGCATCTCAAAGGCCAAGTGAAAATCAGAACTTGATGAGCTACACTATTTCAGTTTTGGAGacagtaagaagaaaataaatttcataatCTAAATCCAAGGGAGACAGAACTGAGGGACAACATGAATTTACAAGCAGGAAGCTACAATTAATGAGCACTGAACAAAGAGGTTTTCCCcgggggggggaaagaaggggggggggggaaaggcaggGGGGAACAGCAAGACCAAGACCCAGGGTACTTCAGGCACAGGAGAAATCAAATGGAAGCATTTGCAGCCACAAACAAACAGATCTTTGCAACTGCATACACAGCTTAGCCAGCCACTGGGAAAGTCAGAAACTTATGTATGGGGCTAAAAcaaatgttacagaaatactCTAGCGCGACTCAAAATTACCATCCCACAAAAAATGACCAGGTTTAAAGTCCTTTtctataaatacacacacacaaaagaatcCAAATGTTCAAAGAATTTACTAAGTATTACTGATTTAAACACACAACACTCACCtcacttgaaaaaataattaagctacTTTTCAGAATGATGGGAAAActtagaagttttttttttaaataaagaagatGTTTAAATGCCTATCCTTAGCTCAGGAACAAGTACATCCACCTAAATCATAGTGCTTTCTCATACGAATAGGAGTTGAACATGCATGACAGTTATCCAGTACTACTCTAGACACACTACTGGCTAAATTACTAGGCCATTTCAAATTAAAGAATCTTATGTTATGTGTCTTCTATTTCACCTTGTAAGCCACCCATGAAACTGGTTTGAATTTTCAAAGCAGGTAGACCTAATCGAAATTTTACCACTAGGGTCATATTTCTAATAAGAATCTTAAAAGGTGACTATTTTACATTACCACTTATGGTTCCACTTTCACCTTGGAAATACAGTAAGCCACTAATGCATTTACAAATGCAGTATCTAACAAAAACGGCAGGGGTCTTGCACACAATCCCACCAACGCCACCGAAACCAATTCACTGGGAAAGCTTTGAGGCAGTTCCAAAACAGGCACCTGCTACGTCAGCCAAGATGGAGCAGAACAGGTCTcaaattctgaaacagaaaggtGTGTGATGCTCTGCCAGGCTGGAAACCGCAGCCTACCTGTGTTAGCAGACATGCAGACAGGGGCTTCACCGCGACCTGTCTGTGCTCCAACAGATTTACCTAGCTAGTGACAGGCAGCTGAGCCTAAACGCACTCTCAGCAAAGCACAGTCTCCAGGAGGGTTTCCAATGCAAAGGCAACCTGGTTTCAGACTATGTAATCCCACGGCAGCACTACATTTTGCCACGCGTGGCTGTACACATACCCACCCTAGCAATCACTGATCCAAGAGGCACAATTCAGTCTTCCATACACTACTGTGCCAGCCTAGCAGGCCAGGAAACTTTGTCTTTTCCACAGGGCTCAGGGCCAGGTTCAGAAGATTTTCTACAACTGAAGAGACAACCCAGGCGTGCCCTCAGAGGTAACCAACAGGCCATCACTGTACCAAGGCAGTCTCTGCCACCTCCCCTcgcggggggtgggtgggtgctgagcaccacGAAATTACGCATCCCCCCTCCAAAACACAAGCAGGGGACAGCTGCGGACTCCCGCCGGCCTCAGCtgaccccccgcccccagccagctcccaccGCCGCCCCGGGGACGGCCCCAGGCCAGCCCCTACCTTCCGCTTGTTGAGCAGCGCCTGCTTGGCCTGGGTGGCCTTGATGGCCTGGTAGgccttcctcttcttcagcaGGTTCTCCGGCACCAGCGGGATCCGCCGCCGCGGCCTGCAGGGCGGGAGAAGCCGGTCACATCCCGCAGCCGCGTACCCCGACCCCCCGcaccccgccgcccccagccccgcccccaCGCAGCCCCCGCGGATGGCGGCGGATCGCGGGCGCCCCGCGGGCGCCCCGCACTCACTCCTCCTCCGCCATCTTGCCGCCAGCGCCGCTGCGCACGCGCGAGGGCGGGGCGGGGACTTGGCCGCGCGCGGCTCCCGCGGCGGCGGCGACGGGGGGCGGGCGGCTCCCGCTGTCACCGCCCGCGTGACGGGGCACGGGCGGGGTGGCGGTGGTTTGAAAGCTTAAAGGTTAACGGCGAAGCCTGCAAAGCAAGGCCGCAGCCCCGGCAGGGACTGCTGTGAAACCAGCTGCCTTCTCCGCCTTGCCTCAAAGCTCCCAAAGAAtactggaggagaaaaaattatttataaaaaataataaataaaggcACAGACAGTGTCCGTAAATGCCCTCAGCTGTTCCAGCCGGTGCCCGGCCAGCGTGGGGGCAGCTGAGGTGGGGGCAGCGCAGGCCTGGCCTCAGGCACGCTGCTGAGGCGGTGCTGTGAGAGGTGACAGCAAACCCGAGCAGAGCTGTGCCCGCGGGGTGACgcgccctccctccctcccggcCGCAGCTCAGCACCCCTCAGGGGACGCCCaggccagggctgtgcccacAGGGCGCGGTGCCCTCCCTCTCGGCTGCTCAGTGCCCCTCAGGGGATGCCCaggccagggctgtgcccacAGGGCGCGGTGCCCTCCCTCTCGGCTGCTCAATGCCCCTCAGGGGACGCCCaggccagggctgtgcctgctgcGAGTGCTGCGCAGTGGAAGTAGCAGCCTCGCGGGGCTGTGGCCGTGCCTGACCGCTGGCCCTGCGGCCCGTGGGGCCACAAGAGGTCCTTGGGCCTGACGCgtccctctgcccagctgtCCTGGTGCGAGGGGGCAGCTCACCGTGCCGGGGCCCACCACGCAGTCAGTGCCTCTCGGAGACAGCCGGCCTTCCCACCCTCGCCTGAGCATCCCGGGGAACTTTGCTGGCAGGAACCGgccattttcttcccttccgTGACGGCTCCCAagcacagcagccctgcccccaACTGCCCGAAGGGCCGCACAGAGCCACCAGGGATGCCTGGGGTGTAGGTGGGTGGCTCAACACAGCCGTTCTGAGGAAGGGACCCCAAATGTGGCCTGGGTCCTGTAAAGTGAGAAGGAGGGCCAACCTCGCCTGCCGGGAGCCGGGCGGTGCGAGGGGGCGGCACGCCATCCGTGTCCGGCTGTGATGGAGAGCCGGGGTGGTTGTGAAACAAGGGCATCCTTGGGGATGGGGAGCTGCGGTGCAGACAAGCCCTTGGGAGAGGGGAAAGCGGGACAAGTGGTTTGGCCAGCAATCTCACCCGTAGGTGGTGCCATAGGCTCACACGAAGGAGATGTTGATGCATCTGATGAGGCTGTATTGTGTTCTGCCTCGACCTCTTTGCCAAGTGGGGTAGAAGAGGGGGGGTGCCTGCACGCTGGACATCTTCATTGCCTTTCTAATCAACTTCATTTACACCAACCGTTGTTTCCTCTTAACAGCTGAGAGCTTGAGCCTTTCACTAGAAACGACAGCATTTAACTGCTCACCTCAACGACTGCAAACCTTTATGATGCTGTAAATTAGGCCACTTCTATTTTGACACCTAATACTTGAATATCTGTATTTAGAAACGTGACCCCACATTCCAGTACCTGCTCAGACATATGCTCTGCAAATAACACACCCCTTGGGGAGCAAACTGAGCTTCCTACCGATTGTTCTCTGATGCAACCTTTTGGATtatgagacagaaagaaataagcTTATGAAATAAAGTGCATGAAACTTTCACTGAAGAAACTAGAAATAAATCCATACTATATAAATTTAACTCTGAAATTAGGGTAAGCTGCTCCGTATAAAAATAGCTGAAGTCTCTGGTAGCTCAGGACAGAAAATGTGGCCCATTTAAATCTAGACATGAACATGCATTGtttaacagaaggaaaaggcaaacGGGATCTTGggtatttcattatttatggtaaggaaaataagtaaatatttcAAGTGCTGTTGCTAAGAAATGTCATACAGCATAACAGCATATGTAAGCTGGCTTGTTAAACTTTAACTAATAGTTATATTGTATTAATGAATGACTACTCAAATGCCCTTGTTTGCAGCgttactcaaaaaaaaatattctcactTGCGTAGACAGTAAGCTGTTGTAAACTGAACTTCAGCACTCTGAACTCACATgctctccttttttcttgaCAAGGCCCtacattttctgtgatttccacAAACTGTTATAGACAAATCCAATGACTGCGTGCTTACGCTAATCACCATCCATCAGTGATGGATTAAATGATTTCTCCTAGTTTATAGGCCATTCAGCATGATAggtaaaatctgtttaaaaaaattctggatATCTAGTTATGCCGCTTTCAATTATTACTGCTCGATGACCACAAACCAGCTATTGGCTTCCCATCAGTATTTTTGATGAAGCTCCATCATGAGtgcattttctctgtgctttgccaACAAATCTCAGAACACACccaaggaaattatttttgaaaacaaggttttatataattaaaaatgcctGTTGGTTTGGGGAGGCtgagaggggaaggcagaggtcACCTTTAAGGACCAAAATTGAATACGTTGTACCATAATTAAGTCATCCATAAAGCAAGCCAGGAAACCTATCTTTTCATCAGCAGGTTAGAATAtagcctttttttgttttcctgtactGCATGGAAGCTTTttgcactttcatttttttatatatatatatatatatataaatcagaATATAATTTTAGCAAAGGATGTTACCTTTTGATACTGCCTGGAGCAGGTCTTTTGTGCTGGTTTAAGGAGATGGTGTTTGAAAGGTTGAATAGAGAGATCAAAATCCAAACACTGCAGATATCTTTCCAGAATgggcagggttttttcttcaccCTGGAAcgaaagaatttttttaaaagaagtatcaGAAAGCTAGGTCCTGCTTTGTCTGAGGTGCttgcatttataaataaaattggGAATATTTTACAAATGACGAAGTGACCCTGCTGTCACCACACCGATCCACATTGGAGTGCTGCAGTACACTCACAAATCACTGCCCATGGTTTCTGCCTACCTTGGCTTGAAACTCTTCACAGCGCATCTACAATACTATTAGGTCCTGCAGAGTGGCCAGAAGCAGGTCCCTTCATTATGCTTGGGACTTCCCAAGAACATTATAGAGTAAATGAAAGCAACAAAGACAGACCtgctcccttttttccccccacaggCCTTACGCGGCTCACATTCTCTAGCCTTATGTCTTGCTAGCTTTCATTTTATAGTGATACTTTAGACAGATATTTTGTAtcatgtattttcatgtttatttctaTTACCTTATTCACAGATACAGATACAAATGCAAAGTCATTAGAAAATAGCAAACTCATGCTGATGGGTGTGAATCTCACAAAAGGAGATGctgttgctttgtttcattgttGGATGGGTGTAGCCCTCTGAAAAAGTGACCACAGCTCTTGTTTGGATTAAACATTTAAGGCTATTTTCTAACTGCAGTAGGAATAAACAGTGTGGACTTCAGCCACAGCTTAAATCTTTGCTTTCATTATGCCATAGGCCTAGATTTCTGGAAGTATCTGAATGTCCTTCTCTTCCCATCAACTGAGACATTTGCTATTTGGCACACAGACCATTGGTTTTGAAGGTGAACTGTACATGGTTGTGGAATGAATAAGTTGTATGCAAAGTTCTAGTCATCTACATTGCCAGGCTGTTTCTACACCTGTGCATCCATGGCAATCATGGACTCtaaatttctgaagtttttaatCCTAGAAAACAGTGTATATCCCCAAAAGAATTTGTTATGACATGCCTACTGTAATAGAAATTTCCAAGCCTTTCTTTATACTTACTATGCTTTTGTTTAGATACTGCTAGTTACAGTTCTTATATTACAGCCTTTCTTAATATTTCTATAATGAGCGGATAGTTAATAGTAATATGATATAGTGCACTGCCATAGTTCCATAACTGTAAGCCATATACCTCTATAAATATAAAGCAAGACAGCATGCCTGAGAAGCTGTCACAGTATTCAGGCTGGTATTTGATCTGCAGCTTGAAAGTGCCACTTATGCATCTTGgaaaagtaacaaaaacatgtttctaGTTGAGCACatgaatttatataaaaatacataaaatgcatatatgtgaatttatgtaaataaatgtaagcataataaaaatgtacataTAGTTAAGAGTACGTCAAGAACTGGTTCGCTTTTGTGTGCAAATATTTAGGGCTTCTGTGATGCAATCTACAGCACAAAGAGGAGGGATGATGCTGACCTGACTGCAGAATCAGTGCCTGCATTTTAGAGAGGACAGCTGGGTAAGGAAGCAAAAGGTGGATACCAACGCAGGGGCAACGATTCCAAAAGCTAAGTCAGGAGGTGAGGTAGGATGTTAGCATCCTGTCCACGAAACTTCTTGCCTTATTTTATCATCTCACTTTAAGAGTATAAAACCCCATTACATTCATTTCAAATCCCACAAAATCTCTATTGACACTGTGTGCAGtctcaaaacagcaaaagagcCACGCTTGAGGTCTGTCACTCTTGCCAGTGAACCGTGCCCCAAGCTGAAATCCATCTGTAATGAATTCCCTATAAAAAGGGCCAAAGaattaaattctgtttattttgccaAACCGTGATCTAATCTTGGGAACATTTTAATGGGGAAAATACCTTGTGATTTTAAATTACGCCCATTTTCAGATCTTTTAAGGAAAAGGTTTATATGATTTGGAAAGAGGCCCAGGAACTACTCTATACATACACTGAAAGCAAtatttaacagagaaaaaaactggGTGGTCCAAGActttctttcatgaaaataaCAATCATATGGAGATAGactaatatttaataaaaatatttttgtgaaaagcTGTGGATAGATGCgtatttttatccttttaaaaagaaggttCCTGAACATTGGAATTTTTGTTAGAAATCCTGCAAATCCATTTCATGCCTCAAAAGGAGTAATCTCAATACAATGTAGAGGCATGGGTGAGACTAACATAGGTGTGCACCCGCAGCTAGTGGCCAACTAATATGTCAAATTGGAAAGGCTAAAAAAGTTAAGTTTCTGGCTTTGTgtcttcctggaaaaaatgagTGGGGAAACCCAATTCATTTAACAATAAATGTTTTAGTTTTCagatttctgcctttctcttttcacGCAAGGGGTTTGCTTTATTCAGACTTTACAAGTAACCCCTCAAAACTCTACTTTGTGACCTTACAATTGGTTGAAAAACTACAACTAACTGCATCACCATAGTGAGCTCCAGGTACCTGTATAAAACAATACTAGTGACTGAGTCCGTCCCAGCCACAGGGTATACACCTCCTGGGTACAGCCCACACGTAATGGGGTTTATTACATCTGCATCCATGGTGACAGCAGCTTGCTTGGCATAACCAAGGTACAAATCACAAGGCTTTTCAGGATTTGACCCTAGATATGGCTTCCTAATACATAAGCACAAATTTGATCCAAAAAGGGGTTGTATATTTATaattagtaaaaaaaaccaaaacaaaacaccaaaacctgTCATAATAACTTAGGattattcttccattttcactGAATTCAAAGAAAATGGGATCAGCCAGAACCCAGTGTCATTTAAAATACTACTTTCAAAATATCGTGCAATAGAGATATTACAAACAGGTTCAagtatgtatgtaaataaaataactcTCCATTGACTATGACAGGGTGATAATTAATAACACATCCATTGCAATGAGATCGTGCTGCTTGCCCCCCCTGTTGTGGTATAAGTAACCAGCCCATCTTGCAAGCACCTATTTCTGTGAGAAATCCCCCTGGTTTCCATGGCCCCACAGACAACTCTGAACACCTCCCGCTTGGGGGCATTTACCGTGCTGGGCCAAAACTGACTATCTGTGGGAGGCAGGAACACTGCATCTCTCAAGAGGTACACAGTCCTACTTTATAGGAATGAACGTGAAATTATTGCTCAATGTGCTATTTCATTTATGCCATCATTGTCTTCTTCAAGCTGCCTCCTGTGTGAGAAGCAAAGACTAGGCAgctataaaatactttttaatgtgGGGAGTTTCTCATGTACACAGGATGAAGTCCTCTagctctgccccagcagacAGACTGGCcaagtttttttcagtaaatgctactactgctatttcttttctttctttagcgCAATTCATTTACAAGCATTGATGGAAAATATTCTAACTCTGAAAACTCAGATTTACAATAGCTATTGCGAATAGTTCActagaagaaaagcagactaCTAATAACCCCCTGATACT comes from Falco naumanni isolate bFalNau1 chromosome 1, bFalNau1.pat, whole genome shotgun sequence and encodes:
- the RPL7L1 gene encoding 60S ribosomal protein L7-like 1 encodes the protein MAEEEPRRRIPLVPENLLKKRKAYQAIKATQAKQALLNKRKHQKGKQIQFKRLEAFVRDSWRKHRDETRLRRMEQRPGQTVVPQEHKLAFVVRIADIKGVSKRVSRVIELLRLRKNFTGTFVKLTPLSLKMLRIVEPYVAWGHPNLKSVRELILKRGQAKIGKKRMPLTDNMLIEEHLGRCGIICLEDLIHEIYSAGKYFKKVTSFLWPFHLSVARHASRNKVGFLKEMGKPGCRGEAINQLIRQLN